The genomic window TGTTACCAACGGCGAGCAAGTATTAGATTACCTGCAATCCAAACCACCATTCGATGCAGCCACATACAGTAAACCCGATTTAATTCTGCTCGATTTAAAAATGCCTAGGCTAGACGGCAAAGGCACACTGCAACAAATACGACAACTCAATGGCTATAAAAACACCCCAGTAGTAATGGTAAGTACATCCAGTACCGATGCAGACATAGACGAATGCTATAACCTAGGGGCCAACAGCTACATTACTAAGCCTCTACAATTTGAAGAGTTCACACGTAAAATTAGAGAGCTGAATTTATATTGGGTGCTCACGGCAGAGCTACCCACGTCTTCCCCCAAGTAGCATATCGGCCATATAAAGCATGCAAATATTACTTATTGAAGACAACCCAGATCACGCAGAGCTTGTGCAAGAAACACTGCATTCTGCCTACCCTAAAAACACAGATATTCACTGGGTAGATAGACTCTCGCCGGGGTTAGAAAAGCTTAAGAATAATAACTACGACTTATTTCTGTGCGACTTAAAACTGCCTGACTCCACTATAGAAACCACCGTTTCGGCGCTGCAAAACATACAAACCTTCACCCCAATAGTGGTATTAACTTCGCTCGATGACGAAGGTATAGCCAAATTACTTATTAATACAGGTGTACAAGATTACATTCCGAAAGAAAATTTAGACCCAGATTTTCTTCAGCGTGTTTGCAACCATTCCATCGAACGTAAAAAACAAACTGTAGAGCTTGAAAACCGCAACGCAGACCAAGCCCGCTTTTGTTTTAGTTTATGCCACGACTTTAAAGAGCCTATACGAAAAATTTCCACCATGCTCTCTATGCTACGCACAGACATAGAACCCAAAATTGAACTTACAGAAGAAAATCAATGGTGTTTCGATTCGGTACAAAAAAACGCAACATCACTCATATCACTTATAGATGGCCTGTATGAATATCTAAGCCTAGAAAGTGGCGAGATTACGTTTACATCGATAAATTTAAATCACCTCGTACTGCAAATTAAATCCCAATTTTTAGAAGATAATACTACGGCGAGCATATCCCATGATGACCTACCCGTCATTGAAGGGATAGAGTCACAAATACTGTTCCTTATTAAAAACATCATTCACAATGGCATAAAGTACAACGCGCGCGCACCTCAAATTAACATTCGCCACGAACTAGACGCCAATAAGAAATATTGCCACTTGTTTATTCAAGACAACGGTATTGGCTTGAAAGAAGAGCATTTTGAAGAAATATTCTCCCCCTTTAAACGCCTTCACTCCAAAAGCAAGTACCCTGGCACAGGCCTAGGGCTAAGTATTGCAAAACGAGTTGTTGAAAATCACAGAGGAAAAATAAGCATTGAAAGTGAGCTAGGGCTGGGAACAACATTCAAAATCACGTTGCCACTCAAACAGAATATCGTGTAATAACCCTTCCCCTAAACGAAAAAGCCCAGCGCGAAGCTGGGCCTTAATAATAACAACACAAGCTCAGTTATAGGGCGAACCTATGCTCAACTAAGCCTGGCACATCCACTTCGACTTTTAACAATGCACCAGAAAGCGGGTAATCCCTAAGCTCTTCTTCGGGGCGCGCGCCAACAGTTGTTATATAAAGAGTTTTCAGGTCTTCACCACCAAACGCCACCATAGTTGGGCAGCGCACGGGTAAATCTATTTCCTGCAAAATTTCGCCTTCTGGGCTTAATCGCACTATGCGGCTACCTTCATACAGTGCGGTCCAATAACACCCTTCGCTATCTACGGCTGCGCCATCAGGGCGGCCATTACCAAATGGAAACTGATGAAAAACAGTACCGTTTGTCATTTCCCCAGTAGCCAAATCATAATCGTACTTATATATAACGTGCTTTGGCGTATCAGAGAAGTAAAAGGTTTTGTTATCTGGGCTAAAGCCGGCACCGTTGGATGTTAATAAACCTTCCGCTAGCTTAGTTACTTTAAGGTCGGTTCCAAGCTGCCATAAATTGGCGCCATCGTGATCTTTAGGCGGGTACACAGAACCTGCAATCATGCGGCCTTCGGCGTCGCAACGGCCATCGTTAAAGCGGTTTTTAACTAAAGTTGCTTCTGGGTCTGCAATGGCACGCAATTTTGTATTCCAGCCATCTAAAAAATGAAACCCGCTGCGCATGGCAACTAAAAAGCCATCGTGGTTCTGGCGCAAGCTAAAGCAGGCAATCTCTTCTTTAAAGGTAATAAAATCATCTTTACCCGTTTTAGGGTCAAAACGATGCAATTGGAAGGAATCAATATCCACCCAATATAAAAGCTGTTCTTTTTCATCCCAACGTGGGCATTCGCCCAACTTGGCGCGAACATTCAGAGCGACTTCGACGTTTTTCATGGTCCTAGCTTCCTAGTGAGTACAGTAGGTAGTGCCGCTGATTTGGCGTTTAAGAACACCAACACACAAATTGTGCGGTGCAGCATAAGTCTACCCTAAAAAGCAACGCAGTTTAATGGCCTATTTAAGGGATTGAAAGCCAAACAGGCCAAAAGGAATAGTTACGCGACTAAAGAGAACGTAGGACGTGCACAACTGTAGTGATGGAACTGCGGTTGCAGGTAAGCCATTTGATCGCCAAGTATGCGGGCGCTATTGGTTAGGGCGAGGTATTCGTATGGATTGGGCCTATATGGCAGGGCAATAAGGGGCATATCAATTTCAGACAACAGACTATCGCCCTTCTTTTGATTGCAGCGTTTACAAGCGGCAACCACATTCTCCCATTTATCTTCACCCCCACGGCTACTGGGGTGCACATGGTCGCGGGAAAGGTCTGCAAAGGTAAAAATTTGGCCGCAATATAGGCACTGATTTTTGTCCCGCAAAAATAGCGCACTATTTGTTAACGGCGGGTTAGCTTTAACCGGAGTCATCCGTTCGCCATCACAGGCAATAATAGATGACAAGGCCATACGTGTGCGCTTTCCAGATAGCCTACAACGGCCTCCGCGCACAGTGCGAACCACCTCCCCTAAGCGC from Saccharophagus degradans 2-40 includes these protein-coding regions:
- a CDS encoding response regulator codes for the protein MPQVRPLTILLAEDNIDHAELIVETLKEFNIGNDIKHVTNGEQVLDYLQSKPPFDAATYSKPDLILLDLKMPRLDGKGTLQQIRQLNGYKNTPVVMVSTSSTDADIDECYNLGANSYITKPLQFEEFTRKIRELNLYWVLTAELPTSSPK
- a CDS encoding hybrid sensor histidine kinase/response regulator; amino-acid sequence: MQILLIEDNPDHAELVQETLHSAYPKNTDIHWVDRLSPGLEKLKNNNYDLFLCDLKLPDSTIETTVSALQNIQTFTPIVVLTSLDDEGIAKLLINTGVQDYIPKENLDPDFLQRVCNHSIERKKQTVELENRNADQARFCFSLCHDFKEPIRKISTMLSMLRTDIEPKIELTEENQWCFDSVQKNATSLISLIDGLYEYLSLESGEITFTSINLNHLVLQIKSQFLEDNTTASISHDDLPVIEGIESQILFLIKNIIHNGIKYNARAPQINIRHELDANKKYCHLFIQDNGIGLKEEHFEEIFSPFKRLHSKSKYPGTGLGLSIAKRVVENHRGKISIESELGLGTTFKITLPLKQNIV
- a CDS encoding SMP-30/gluconolactonase/LRE family protein — protein: MKNVEVALNVRAKLGECPRWDEKEQLLYWVDIDSFQLHRFDPKTGKDDFITFKEEIACFSLRQNHDGFLVAMRSGFHFLDGWNTKLRAIADPEATLVKNRFNDGRCDAEGRMIAGSVYPPKDHDGANLWQLGTDLKVTKLAEGLLTSNGAGFSPDNKTFYFSDTPKHVIYKYDYDLATGEMTNGTVFHQFPFGNGRPDGAAVDSEGCYWTALYEGSRIVRLSPEGEILQEIDLPVRCPTMVAFGGEDLKTLYITTVGARPEEELRDYPLSGALLKVEVDVPGLVEHRFAL
- a CDS encoding HNH endonuclease; protein product: MEARILRLNIAGQPIEWLHWQQAVTVEARGLVAWRLGEVVRTVRGGRCRLSGKRTRMALSSIIACDGERMTPVKANPPLTNSALFLRDKNQCLYCGQIFTFADLSRDHVHPSSRGGEDKWENVVAACKRCNQKKGDSLLSEIDMPLIALPYRPNPYEYLALTNSARILGDQMAYLQPQFHHYSCARPTFSLVA